The following are encoded together in the Sphaerodactylus townsendi isolate TG3544 linkage group LG12, MPM_Stown_v2.3, whole genome shotgun sequence genome:
- the DLAT gene encoding dihydrolipoyllysine-residue acetyltransferase component of pyruvate dehydrogenase complex, mitochondrial, which yields MWRALARRVAQQCACPRGPWGWGARRGRAWRCVVGGAPGPATPRALLWEGPARRRPPGLAPPSRRWCSSYPPHQKVPLPALSPTMQMGTIARWEKKEGDKISEGDLIAEVETDKATVGFESLEECYLAKILVAEGTRDVPIGAIICITVDKLELVDAFKNYALDSAVPAASVPPPPAAAAPPTPPPAQPAAQAPGSSYPPHMQIALPALSPTMTMGTVQRWEKKVGEKLSEGDLLAEIETDKATIGFEVQEEGYLAKILVAEGTRDVPLGTPLCIIVEKESDIPAFADYRDAGIVDVKPPAPVLPPSPAAAPPSTAPPSVAPASAKISGPRGRLVVSPLARKLAAERGVDLSQVKGTGPDGRITKKDIDSFVPSKVAPARAPEAAPMAAPAAAAAAPLPAGAFTDIPVSNIRKVIAQRLMLSKQTIPHYYLSVDVDMGEILVLRKELNQETPEKVKLSVNDFIIKASALACMKVPEANSSWLDTVIRQNHVVDVSVAVSTAAGLITPIVFNAHIKGLLSINQDVVTLAAKAREGKLQPREFQGGTFTVSNLGMYGIKNFSAIINPPQACILAVGGSEKRLIPADNEKGFDVTSMMSVTLSCDHRVVDGAVGAQWLAEFKKLLEKPTTMLL from the exons ATGTGGCGGGCGCTGGCGCGGCGCGTGGCCCAGCAGTGCGCGTGCCCGCGGgggccgtgggggtggggggcgcgccGGGGCCGCGCCTGGCGGTGCGTGGTCGGGGGGGCGCCGGGTCCGGCTACCCCCCGAGCCCTTTTATGGGAAGGGCCGGCGCGGAGGAGGCCCCCCGGCCTGGCGCCTCCCTCCCGCCGCTGGTGCAGCAGCTACCCACCCCACCAAAAG gtGCCTTTGCCCGCCCTCTCCCCGACCATGCAGATGGGGACCATTGCCCGCTgggagaagaaagaaggggaCAAGATCAGCGAGGGGGACCTGATAGCCGAG GTGGAGACGGACAAAGCGACAGTGGGGTTTGAGAGCCTGGAAGAGTGCTATCTGGCCAAGATCCTGGTAGCGGAAGGAACCCGGGATGTTCCCATTGGAGCCATCATATGCATCACGGTGGACAA GCTAGAGCTTGTTGATGCCTTCAAGAACTACGCCTTGGATTCTGCGGTCCCCGCAGCCTCAGTGCCTCCCCCTCCAGCAGCGGCAgctccccccacaccacccccagcTCAGCCTGCTGCTCAGGCCCCTGGCAGCTCTTATCCTCCTCACATGCAG ATTGCTCTTCCCGCCCTCTCACCCACCATGACGATGGGCACTGTTCAGAGATGGGAGAAGAAGGTTGGTGAGAAGCTGAGTGAAGGAGACTTGTTGGCAGAAATTGAGACGGACAAAGCGACAATAG GCTTTGAAGTGCAAGAAGAAGGTTACCTGGCCAAAATCTTGGTGGCGGAAGGCACAAGGGACGTGCCCCTCGGAACTCCTCTCTGCATCATCGTGGAGAAGGAGTCAGACATTCCAGCGTTCGCTGACTACCGGGATGCTGGCATTGTGGATGTGAAGCCCCCAGCCCCAGTTTTACCACCGAGCCCC GCAGCAGCTCCTCCATCAACAGCGCCCCCATCTGTAGCCCCTGCATCAGCTAAAATCAGCGGGCCTAGAGGCAGGCTTGTCGTCAGCCCCCTCGCAAGGAAACTGGCAGCAGAGAGAGGAGTTGATCTTTCCCAAGTGAAAG GCACAGGACCAGATGGACGGATAACCAAGAAAGACATAGATTCGTTTGTGCCATCCAAGGTTGCCCCG GCCCGGGCACCTGAGGCAGCTCCTATGGCTGCAccggctgcggctgctgctgcaccCCTTCCTGCAGGCGCCTTCACAGACATCCCAGTCAGCAATATCCGCAAG GTGATCGCTCAACGCTTGATGCTGTCCAAGCAAACGATACCTCACTACTACCTCTCCGTTGATGTAGACATGGGAGAAATCCTGGTGCTAAGAAAAGAGCTCAACCAG GAGACGCCGGAGAAAGTGAAGCTCTCTGTCAACGACTTCATTATTAAGGCTTCAGCACTGGCTTGTATGAAGGTGCCTGAGGCGAATTCCTCTTGGCTGGACACAGTCATTAGGCA GAATCATGTGGTTGACGTCAGCGTCGCAGTCAGTACCGCAGCAGGGCTCATAACTCCAATCGTGTTCAATGCACACATAAAAGGACTTTTGTCCATTAACCAAGATGTTGTCACATTGGCAGCCAAGGCTCGTGAGGGCAAGCTACAACCACGCGAGTTTCAG GGTGGAACATTCACGGTTTCAAATTTAGGAATGTATGGCATCAAGAACTTCTCTGCCATAATCAATCCACCGCAGGCTTGCATTTTAGCAGTTGGTGGTTCTGAGAAACGTCTGATCCCAGCAGATAATGAAAAAGG GTTTGATGTGACCAGCATGATGTCCGTGACCCTGAGCTGTGACCACCGTGTTGTGGACGGGGCTGTCGGAGCCCAGTGGCTCGCCGAGTTCAAGAAGCTCCTGGAGAAGCCGACCACCATGTTGCTATAA